From the Roseofilum capinflatum BLCC-M114 genome, one window contains:
- the cimA gene encoding citramalate synthase — protein MTILSNPKPIWIYDTTLRDGAQREGISLSLDDKLRIARRLDQLGVPFIEGGWPGANPKDVQFFWHLKEQPLSQAALVAFCSTRRPNTRAKEDPMLQAILSAGTEWITFFGKSWDLHVTEGLHTTLEENLAMIGDTAEYLRSQGRRIMYDAEHWFDGYKKNPDYALSTLDSAVQAGAEWVILCDTNGGSLPHEISAIVRDVQTHFQQQNYTVKLGIHPHNDSDTAVANAIVAVQEGAQMVQGTINGYGERCGNVNLCSAIPNLQLKLGYSCLAEKQLANLTETSRFVSEVVNLAPNHHAPFVGRSAFAHKGGIHVSAVARNPLTYEHLPPEKIGNQRRIVVSDQAGLSNILAKARSFGIHLDKQNPACRQILDRLKELENQGYQFEGAEASFELLMRSALGQAQSWFDIKGFNVHCDMGATTPDPTMTSNALATIKVRVNDRDFLEVAEGNGPVAALDAALRKALVKFYPEIGSFYLTDYKVRILDGTAGTSAKTRVLVESSDGLNRWTTVGVSTNILDASYQAVVEGLEYGLLVHQTQEKDPSPSVDMASLG, from the coding sequence ATGACCATCTTATCCAACCCTAAACCCATCTGGATCTACGACACCACCCTTCGAGATGGCGCTCAACGGGAAGGGATTTCCCTCTCCCTAGACGATAAACTACGAATCGCCCGCCGTCTAGATCAACTGGGCGTGCCCTTTATTGAAGGGGGGTGGCCGGGTGCAAACCCCAAAGATGTGCAATTTTTCTGGCATCTGAAAGAACAACCCCTTTCCCAAGCAGCCCTAGTCGCCTTTTGTTCCACCCGTCGCCCGAATACCCGCGCCAAAGAAGATCCCATGCTCCAAGCGATTCTCAGCGCGGGCACAGAATGGATCACCTTTTTTGGTAAATCCTGGGATCTCCATGTAACAGAAGGACTACACACCACCTTAGAAGAAAACCTAGCCATGATTGGCGATACGGCTGAGTATTTGCGATCGCAAGGTCGCCGCATTATGTACGATGCCGAACATTGGTTTGATGGTTACAAGAAAAATCCCGACTATGCCCTCTCTACCCTAGATTCTGCCGTACAAGCCGGGGCAGAATGGGTGATTTTATGCGATACCAATGGGGGAAGCCTACCCCATGAAATTAGCGCCATTGTCCGCGACGTGCAAACCCATTTTCAGCAGCAGAACTATACCGTGAAACTAGGGATTCATCCCCATAATGACTCCGATACTGCCGTTGCCAATGCGATCGTCGCCGTGCAGGAAGGAGCGCAAATGGTACAAGGAACCATCAACGGCTATGGCGAACGGTGCGGCAATGTTAACCTCTGCTCCGCAATTCCCAATTTGCAACTCAAACTCGGTTATTCCTGTTTAGCCGAAAAACAACTCGCCAACCTCACGGAAACCAGCCGATTTGTCAGTGAAGTGGTCAATCTCGCCCCCAATCATCATGCGCCCTTTGTCGGCCGTTCTGCTTTTGCCCATAAAGGGGGAATTCATGTGTCAGCCGTAGCGCGAAATCCCCTCACATACGAACATTTACCACCGGAAAAAATCGGCAATCAACGACGAATTGTGGTCTCCGATCAAGCCGGACTCAGCAACATTTTGGCCAAAGCTCGCTCCTTTGGCATCCACTTAGACAAGCAAAACCCCGCCTGTCGGCAAATTTTAGACCGACTCAAGGAACTAGAAAACCAAGGTTATCAGTTTGAAGGGGCAGAAGCCAGCTTTGAACTCTTAATGCGATCGGCTTTAGGACAAGCTCAATCTTGGTTTGACATCAAGGGTTTTAATGTCCATTGTGACATGGGAGCGACTACCCCCGATCCCACCATGACCAGTAATGCTTTAGCTACCATTAAAGTCAGGGTAAACGATCGCGATTTTCTCGAAGTTGCCGAGGGAAATGGCCCCGTTGCTGCCCTCGATGCCGCCCTCAGAAAAGCATTGGTAAAATTTTACCCCGAAATTGGCAGTTTCTATTTAACGGACTATAAAGTACGAATTCTTGATGGAACAGCCGGAACTTCTGCGAAAACCAGGGTCTTAGTTGAATCGAGTGATGGCTTAAATCGATGGACAACCGTGGGCGTATCCACGAATATTTTGGATGCCTCCTATCAAGCGGTGGTCGAAGGTTTGGAATACGGACTCTTGGTTCATCAAACCCAGGAAAAAGACCCTTCTCCATCTGTAGATATGGCTTCTTTAGGCTAA